A portion of the Desulfurobacterium atlanticum genome contains these proteins:
- a CDS encoding flagellar biosynthetic protein FliR, producing MNVPVITPSDIGGFFAVLSRLGAFLMAFPFINSGMIPLNVRVFLLISLSFFVSSILHIKIPIDTYSLFDISLMVGKEIFIGLSMALLTAIFLGIVSYAAELISYSMGLTVANMFDPTFGVISVLDRFYILLFYLVFFLSGAYQLLIGSAILSFKVIPVGKVLSFNFLSLFNFMIDNANLLFFLAFKLAFPIMLTLFVVNLALALINRLIPQINVFIVGLPLQITVGFISLIIGLSAIVYAMNSLAQMLTSKIMLLIKILGG from the coding sequence ATGAATGTACCTGTTATAACACCTTCAGATATCGGTGGATTTTTTGCAGTCCTTTCCCGATTGGGGGCTTTTCTCATGGCTTTTCCTTTTATAAACTCCGGGATGATTCCGCTTAATGTGAGAGTTTTTCTACTTATTTCTCTCTCTTTTTTTGTTTCTTCAATTCTTCATATAAAAATTCCTATTGATACTTATTCTCTTTTTGATATTTCTCTTATGGTTGGTAAAGAAATTTTCATAGGTTTATCCATGGCGCTTTTAACTGCCATCTTTTTAGGTATAGTTTCTTATGCGGCTGAGCTTATAAGCTATTCAATGGGTTTAACTGTTGCCAATATGTTTGACCCGACATTTGGTGTTATTTCTGTCCTTGATAGATTTTACATTTTGCTTTTCTATCTTGTTTTCTTTTTATCTGGGGCGTATCAGCTTCTGATAGGTTCTGCTATTTTGAGTTTTAAGGTTATCCCTGTTGGAAAAGTTTTATCTTTCAATTTCTTATCGCTATTTAATTTTATGATAGATAATGCAAATCTGCTGTTTTTCCTTGCTTTTAAATTGGCTTTTCCGATAATGCTTACTCTATTTGTGGTTAATCTTGCCCTTGCTCTTATAAACAGGCTTATTCCACAGATAAATGTTTTTATAGTGGGCCTTCCTCTTCAGATAACTGTTGGATTTATCTCTCTTATTATAGGTCTTTCTGCCATTGTTTACGCTATGAATTCTCTTGCTCAAATGTTAACATCAAAAATAATGTTGCTTATTAAAATTCTTGGTGGATAG
- the flhB gene encoding flagellar biosynthesis protein FlhB, producing the protein MAKDPSKTEKATPRRRQKAREEGQVLKSQDVPIAATLIAMFGILVFYIPFASNKLIGYFYYTFSQADNLLYPNFLFFTGKIFLLLSLSVMLPLLVVGIASNVAQFGFLFSTKALQPKLDMINPVKGLGRLFSLKTLFETFKNVLKLTVAIIVAYYTVKPIFPSIFSMFTFSINQQIYFMMKYMLILILAFGIFSIPIAGIDFFYRRYEYEENLKMSKEEVKEEHKQQEGHPVIKSEIRKRQREVAMRRMMAEVPKADVVITNPEHYAVALKYERGKMEAPKVVAKGVDDIALKIKEIAREHDVPIVEDPPLARTLYESCDIGDFIPEELYVAVARILAKIYRKKGKL; encoded by the coding sequence ATGGCTAAGGATCCGAGTAAAACCGAGAAGGCAACCCCACGGCGGCGACAGAAAGCAAGAGAGGAAGGTCAGGTTCTTAAAAGTCAGGATGTTCCTATCGCGGCAACTTTGATTGCGATGTTCGGGATTTTGGTTTTTTATATTCCTTTTGCTTCAAATAAACTTATAGGTTATTTTTACTACACTTTTTCTCAGGCGGATAACCTTTTATATCCAAATTTTCTATTTTTTACAGGTAAAATTTTTCTTCTGCTTTCCCTATCTGTTATGTTGCCACTTCTTGTTGTTGGAATTGCATCAAATGTAGCTCAGTTTGGCTTTCTGTTCTCCACAAAAGCTCTTCAGCCAAAGCTTGATATGATAAATCCTGTTAAAGGTCTTGGAAGGCTGTTTTCTCTTAAAACGTTGTTTGAAACGTTTAAGAATGTTCTAAAACTGACTGTGGCGATAATAGTTGCCTATTATACGGTAAAGCCGATTTTTCCCTCTATTTTCAGTATGTTTACATTTTCCATAAACCAGCAGATTTACTTCATGATGAAGTATATGTTGATACTTATTCTTGCTTTCGGGATCTTTTCCATTCCTATAGCTGGGATAGATTTTTTCTATCGCCGTTATGAGTATGAGGAAAATTTAAAAATGAGTAAGGAGGAAGTTAAAGAGGAACATAAGCAGCAGGAAGGTCATCCAGTTATAAAATCGGAAATAAGGAAGAGGCAACGGGAAGTTGCTATGCGCCGTATGATGGCAGAGGTGCCTAAAGCAGATGTGGTTATAACAAACCCGGAGCACTATGCGGTTGCTCTCAAGTATGAACGGGGAAAGATGGAAGCGCCAAAAGTTGTTGCTAAAGGAGTGGATGATATAGCCCTTAAGATAAAGGAGATAGCCAGAGAGCATGATGTTCCGATTGTTGAAGACCCTCCTCTCGCAAGGACTCTTTATGAAAGTTGTGATATTGGAGATTTTATTCCTGAAGAGCTTTATGTAGCAGTTGCGCGGATTCTTGCAAAAATATATAGGAAGAAAGGGAAGCTATAA